The genomic stretch CGCACGTGCCGAGCTCGGGGCGGGAGGGGCACGTCGCGAAGCCGCCGCCGTAGTTGTTGGACGCGATGACGATCTCCGCCGCGCCGTCGGTGTCGACGTCGACGATGACCGGGTACTCCCAGAGGGTCGCGCTCGTGTTGCACATGCAGAAGCGCACGTTGCCGTCACGGCCGTCGTAGACGCGGAGCCAGTAGTGGTCGCTGTAGACGACCTCGGCCACGCCGTCGCCGTCGAAGTCGAAGACGCTCGAGCCGGTCTTGCGGCTGCTCGCGTCGTCCGAGGGCGAGGCCCACTTGAGCGTGCCGTCCGCCTCGAACACGGCGTAGGCGTAGGCGCCAGCCGCCGCGATCTCCGGCTCGGCGTCGTCGTCGAAGTTGGCGATGGTGGGCGGTCCGCCGCCGCCGACGGTGCCCGCCGCGACGTCGCCCGCGGGCGCCATGCCGGCGTTTAGGTCGAACGGGCCCCAGCGATCGGTGCCGTCTGCGTTCAGGGCGCGCAGCCAGTGGTCGCCCGCGTAGGGCGAGGGCGTGAAGGCGCTGTGCACGACGACGACCTCGGGCGAGCCGTCGCGATCGAGATCGCCGATGGCGGGGTAGCCGTCGAGGAAGTCGGCCGTCCGGTCGTAGAGCGTGCTCCCGTCGGCGCGGTAGGCGACGTTGCCGCCGACGACCTCGAGCTGCCCGTCGCCGTCGAGATCCGCCGCGGTCGTGTAGTCGCAGGGGCTGTGGGCCGCGGTCGCCCAGCCGCCCGTGCCGACGCAGTCGCGGTGCCATTCGAGCTCACCCGTGACGCCGTCGAGCACGGTGTAGCGGACGAAGACCTCGGCCGTTCCGTCGGCGTCGAGATCGGCGAGCGCGGGCGCGGCCTGTCCACACGCCGCGCGCGGATCGCTCGCGCGCCAGAGCAGGGTGCCGTCGTGGTTGAAGGCGATCAGCTCACCCTGCCCGTCCGCGTCGGAGCCGCAGCTGACGATCTCGTTCCACCCGTCTCCGTCGATGTCGCCGATCGCGACCTGCCCGCCCGGCGTGGTGCGGTGCGCGGGATCGGTCACGTCGAACACGCTCGATCCGTCGGCGCCGCTCACCGCGCGCAGCACGCCATCGGAGGTGTAGTTGCCGCCCGCGAAGGTGTTGAACACCACGTCCGGGATGTCGTCTTCGTCCGCGTCGCCATCGCCGTCGTCGTCGTTCAGCGAGGCGACCATGGGCGCCATCATGACCTGGCGATAGGTGGGGAGCGCGGCGCCCGTTCCGTCCCAGTGCCACAGGAGCGTGGGCAGCACCTCGCCGCCGCTCGGCGCGATCTCGCACGCCTCGCCGCCGGGTTGGGGCAAGCACCGGCCGAGGGTCGGCTCGCAGTACTCGCCCGCGCCGCAGTCGATGAAGTCCTCGCACGGGGTGTCGGGCAGGAAGCACGCGCCGCTCGCGCAGACCTCGCCGTCGCCGCAGCAGGTGTCCTCGCAGCGCACGTTGGCGCCGCAGTCCACGCGGCAGATCGCGCCCTCGCAGACCTCGCCCGTGCCGCAGCAGACCGTGCCGCAGAGCGACTCGCGCGGGCAGCACGCGTCGTCGGTGCCGCACACCTCGCCCGCGCCGCAGCACTCCGCGCCGCAGCTCCGCTCACCGGGCGCGCAGCTCATGGTGGGCGCGTCGGTGCCGGCGTCGGTCGCGCCGTCCATCGGCGTGTTCATCACGCAGCGGGAGTCCACGCACGAGAACCCGGCGCCGCAGTCGGCCGAGGTCGCGCACTCGGGCTCGGCGGGGCCGGAGCAGTCGCAGCCGGAGAGGAGCAGGAGCGAGGAAGCGAAGAGCAGGCGAAGAGGCATGCCGATCACTCTCGCCCGAGCGGGCCGCCTCGTCTAGCTACCGAGCCCGAAGGATCTCGAAGCGCGACGGCCCGATTCTCGGTTCGGGGCGACAGGGAATGCGCCAGCATTTCGAGGAGGCCCGGGAGACGAGGCTCCCAGCCGTGGAGCAACTCAGCGCGCGCAGCTGACCTCCACGCGAACGCGTTCGCCGTCCGCGAGCCGTAGGCGGTCGGCGCCGCTGCCGGGGCGCGCGGCCGGGTCGTCGGTGAGGTCGTCGGGCGCCAGCAGGGTGGGGGTGGTCGCGAAGCGCGCCGTGCGCCCGATCGGCACCGCGGCGGCGTGGCGACCTGGGCCGTCGACGTCGACGCGGTACACGACGGAGGGCTGGCCGCCGCGCGCGAGGCCGTAGCTGCGGGCCCAGGTGTCCCACGCGACCTCGGGCTCGGTCGGGACCGGCGGCTGAGGGAAGGCGTCGTTGAAGTCGAGCTCGGTGTTCGCCTCCACGAAGACCGAGACCGGGCGGCCCGCCGGGACGCGCGCCTCGTAGCGCGCCGGCAGATCGGCGCGCGGGGTGGCCACCGTGATCGCGTCGAGCTCTGGCATGATCTCGAGCGCGTCGCCGGCGAAGCGACCGACGTCGGGGTGCTCCTCACGCTGAGGCCCCGCGCGATCGCGACGCGGCGGATAGGGTGAGTCGAACGGCACCGGCCGCATGCGCGCGCCCGACGCGTCCACGAACGGCTCGACGACGTCGGTCTCGTCCTCTCGCAGGTAGCGCCCGGACTCACCGCCCCAGAGACTCGCGCAGGTGATCGCGTCCATCCGCTCCACCGCGCCTCTGTGGAACGACATGCAATAGAACGAGTCGATCTCGGGACCCCGGGCGTGCCCCGCCGCGAAGCCCTCCGGCCCTTCGAGGAACACGACCGAGCGGAAGGCCCGTCCGCCCGTCTCGAGGCGTCGGCCGGCCCAGCGCGGCAGGACGTCGAGGCGCCGGCCCATCGGCCAGGCGTAGCCGGTGTTCATCTGCTGCGCGCCGGGGCGGTTCCCGAGGCCGCGGAGAGACGTGGCCTGCGTGACCGCGACCGTCTCGAGGCGAGCGCCGTCGTCGTGCTCGATCCACACCGCGATCTGAGCCCGGGCCGTGGGCACGAACCCGATGGCGAGCGCCCACTCCTCGCACCGGAGCGGCGCGCCGCTGTCGGGAGCGCCCGCGTCGGCAGGCGCGCCGTCCGGAGGTCCCCCCGCGTCCCGCGGCTCCATCGAGTGACTGCCGCTGCAGCCGACCAGCGCGATCGTCAGCAAGAGAAATGAACGCATTTCGACGTTCATCTTGCGCGCTATGGCCGACCAAGTCACGCCGCCCGCGCGCTGGGGCCAACAGCAGGCGAACGGTCAGAGACGCCGGGTCACGCCTCCGTGCGGGGGCGCGTGTCCACGTCGCGCAGCACGCCGGGGTCGTCGACGGGGACGGGCGTGAACCCGTGCAGGCGCACCAGGCTTCGCGCGCCTTCGTCCCCGTCGAGGGCGCGGAGGGCCGGGTGGTGCACGCGCGCGAAGCGCACGGGGTGCCCAGGCTGACCGTCGAAGGTGGGGCGGGCGATCGGGGCAGACGCCGAGGCGAGGGCGGAGACGGACGCGGGACGAACGAAGGGCATGTCGCCGAGCGCGATGAGGACCGCGTCGGCGTCGACGAGGCGCATGCCCGCCGCGATCGACGCGCCCATGCCCCGCTCGGGGTGTGGGTTCGTGATCAGCTGCGCGTCCAGGCCCGCGAGCGCAGCGCGGACGGCGTCGGCGTCGTGGCCGAGCACGACCGTGGTGGGGAGCGCGGCGAACGACGCGGCGGCGCGGCGGATCATGGGCACGCCGTCGAGGGGATGGAGCAGCTTGTTCTCCGGCCCGAAGCGCCGCGACGCGCCCGCCGCGAGCAGGATCACGTGGGTCTTCATCGGCGCCGCTCGCGGATGAGCTCGGCGAGGATCGACGCGGCGATCTCCGGCGGGGTGCGCGCGCCGATGTCGAGCCCGACCGGACCGTGGAGGCGATCCATCCGCGGGCCGACGATCGGCGTGAGGCGCTCTCGGCGCGCGGCCTGGTTGCGTCGGCTCCCGAGGGCGCCGACGTAGAACGCGTCGGAGGGGAGCGCGACGCGAAGGGCGTCGTCGTCGATCTTGGGGTCGTGGGTGAGCACGACGACCGCGGCGCGTGAATGCAGTCGTTCGCGGAGCG from Sandaracinaceae bacterium encodes the following:
- a CDS encoding VCBS repeat-containing protein, with the protein product MPLRLLFASSLLLLSGCDCSGPAEPECATSADCGAGFSCVDSRCVMNTPMDGATDAGTDAPTMSCAPGERSCGAECCGAGEVCGTDDACCPRESLCGTVCCGTGEVCEGAICRVDCGANVRCEDTCCGDGEVCASGACFLPDTPCEDFIDCGAGEYCEPTLGRCLPQPGGEACEIAPSGGEVLPTLLWHWDGTGAALPTYRQVMMAPMVASLNDDDGDGDADEDDIPDVVFNTFAGGNYTSDGVLRAVSGADGSSVFDVTDPAHRTTPGGQVAIGDIDGDGWNEIVSCGSDADGQGELIAFNHDGTLLWRASDPRAACGQAAPALADLDADGTAEVFVRYTVLDGVTGELEWHRDCVGTGGWATAAHSPCDYTTAADLDGDGQLEVVGGNVAYRADGSTLYDRTADFLDGYPAIGDLDRDGSPEVVVVHSAFTPSPYAGDHWLRALNADGTDRWGPFDLNAGMAPAGDVAAGTVGGGGPPTIANFDDDAEPEIAAAGAYAYAVFEADGTLKWASPSDDASSRKTGSSVFDFDGDGVAEVVYSDHYWLRVYDGRDGNVRFCMCNTSATLWEYPVIVDVDTDGAAEIVIASNNYGGGFATCPSRPELGTCEMGRIAAGENLGTNGIRVFASPTRDWVGTRRIWNQHTYHVTNVSERGEIPRVERPNWSVPALNDFRLNVQPGALNLADLVPIDLAVDLLGCPDAMTLNFRVQNQGWSAAPAGAQVAVFVEDASGFTLVTRVTTTRDLLPGEAEAFAVPFDRTGREPGGDERFRVTANDPAELVECRDENNTAETTASCSILF
- a CDS encoding nucleotidyltransferase family protein; the encoded protein is MKTHVILLAAGASRRFGPENKLLHPLDGVPMIRRAAASFAALPTTVVLGHDADAVRAALAGLDAQLITNPHPERGMGASIAAGMRLVDADAVLIALGDMPFVRPASVSALASASAPIARPTFDGQPGHPVRFARVHHPALRALDGDEGARSLVRLHGFTPVPVDDPGVLRDVDTRPRTEA